From Salvelinus sp. IW2-2015 linkage group LG2, ASM291031v2, whole genome shotgun sequence, one genomic window encodes:
- the LOC111976138 gene encoding LOW QUALITY PROTEIN: single-minded homolog 1-A-like (The sequence of the model RefSeq protein was modified relative to this genomic sequence to represent the inferred CDS: inserted 1 base in 1 codon; deleted 1 base in 1 codon), protein MKEKSKNAARTRREKENSEFYELAKLLPLPSAITSQLDKASIIRLTTSYLKMRIVFPEGLGESWGHVSRTRXLDNVGRELGSHLLQTLDGFIFVVAPDGKIMYISETASVHLGLSQVELTGNSIYEYIHPADHDEMTAVLTAHQPSHSHFVQEYEMERSFFLRMKCVLAKRNAGLTCGGYKVIHCSGYLKIRQYSLDMSPFDGCYQNVGLVAVGHSLPPSAVTEIKLHSNMFMFRASLDMKLIFLDSRVAELTGYEPQDLIEKTLYHHVHSCDSFHLRCAHHLCDVVKGQVTTKYYRFLGAKQGGWVWVXSYANRIQSRSSRPHCIVSVNYVLTDTEYKGLQLSLDQVTDTKPSFPFSSTPTSLTENRRAPKSRVSRAKAKARLSPYTQYAGFQAERSESDQDSPWAGSPLTDSASPQLLEQGEGLGTSCAYRQFSEPRPLCYSLPITEEQHHHHTSSDSHSHLDTQGHKQTCERGRCEAGRYFLGAPQGGREAWWGAARSVLPLAKTSSLENGEGYESSVPHITSIHSLHNRGQWDQDSVVSSPDGGSASDSGDRYRXDYFRASPQEPSKIETLIRATQQMIKEEENRLQHRSKLHPDTDTPLGPANGLPKGPGPCFTTDYPQGVLQSVLCRGLGQVISPGSSPAPLSRLSSPGSDHHLPKPKNYLQQTVQTDLSPLSQPLHHQLGRPGPCSSSSPTPAPALYPSHPQTQTGRPYLDKQAATYSLTGYALEHLYDTDSLRDFCSSAGSTHYDVTSHLRMQAEQGPGHKGTSVIITNGS, encoded by the exons GGCTGGGAGAGTCCTGGGGCCACGTGAGTCGGACCAGAWCTCTGGATAATGTTGGGCGAGAGCTGGGATCACATCTGTTACAG aCGTTGGACGGGTTCATTTTTGTGGTTGCTCCGGACGGGAAAATAATGTACATATCTGAAACAGCATCGGTCCATTTGGGATTATCACAG GTAGAGCTGACGGGAAATAGTATTTACGAGTACATCCACCCCGCTGACCACGACGAAATGACAGCCGTGCTGACAGCTCACCAACCCTCCCACTCGCACTTTGTCCAAG AATATGAAATGGAACGTTCGTTYTTCTTGAGAATGAAATGCGTCCTCGCGAAAAGAAATGCTGGTCTGACRTGTGGTGGATACAAG GTGATCCACTGCAGCGGGTACCTRAAGATCCGTCAGTACAGCCTGGACATGTCTCCATTTGATGGCTGCTATCAGAACGTGGGCTTGGTGGCGGTGGGCCACTCTCTACCCCCTAGCGCTGTCACTGAAATCAAACTACACAGCAACATGTTCATGTTCAGAGCCAGCCTGGATATGAAGCTCATCTTCCTCGACTCCAG GGTAGCTGAGCTGACAGGCTATGAGCCCCAGGATCTTATAGAGAAGACGCTCTATCACCATGTCCATAGCTGTGACTCCTTCCACCTGAGATGTGCACACCACTTGTGTGA tGTGGTGAAAGGCCAAGTGACCACTAAGTAC TATAGGTTCCTTGGGGCTAAGCAGGGTGGCTGGGTTTGGG CGAGCTATGCCAATCGTATCCAAAGCCGTTCCTCCAGACCCCACTGTATCGTCAGTGTCAACTACGTCCTCAC GGATACTGAGTATAAAGGACTCCAGCTGTCTCTGGACCAGGTGACAGACACCAAGCCATCCTTTCCCTTCAGCAGTACTCCCACCAGCCTCACTGAGAACCGCAGAGCACCCAAGAGCAGAGTGTCCCGAGCCAAGGCCAAGGCCCGACTCTCCCCCTACACACAG tACGCTGGTTTCCAGGCCGAGCGGTCAGAGTCGGACCAGGACAGCCCTTGGGCCGGATCTCCCCTCACAGACTCTGCTTCCCCTCAGCTGCTGGAGCAGGGTGAGGGGCTTGGCACCTCCTGTGCCTACAGGCAGTTCTCCGAGCCACGTCCCCTCTGCTACAGCCTCCCAATCACTGAGgagcaacaccaccaccacacctccagCGACAGCCACTCCCACCTCGACACACAAGGCCACAAGCAGACGTGCGAGCGGGGCCGCTGTGAGGCAGGGAGGTACTTCCTGGGTGCTCCCCAGGGTGGGAGAGAGGCGTGGTGGGGAGCTGCCCGCTCTGTGCTGCCCCTGGCCAAGACCTCATCCCTGGAGAATGGAGAGGGATATGAGAGCAGCGTGCCCCACATCACATCCATCCACAGTCTGCATA ACCGTGGCCAATGGGACCAGGACAGTGTGGTCAGCTCGCCAGACGGGGGCTCCGCCAGCGACTCTGGGGACCGTTACCGCRCAGACTACTTCCGGGCCAGCCCCCAGGAGCCGAGCAAGATCGAGACCCTGATCCGAGCCACGCAGCAGATGATCAAGGAGGAGGAGAATCGTCTGCAGCACCGCAGCAAGCTCCACCCAGACACTGACACTCCTCTAGGGCCTGCCAACGGCCTCCCGAAGGGCCCCGGCCCCTGCTTCACCACCGACTACCCCCAGGGGGTGCTACAGAGTGTGTTGTGCCGTGGCCTGGGTCAGGTGATCAGCCCCGGATCAAGCCCTGCCCCTCTCTCCAGGCTCAGCAGCCCAGGCTCTGACCACCACCTCCCCAAGCCCAAAAACTACCTCcagcagacagtacagacagacctgtcccctctctcccagcCCCTGCACCACCAGCTTGGCCGTCCAGGCCCCTGCTCATCCTCCTCCCCTACCCCTGCCCCAGCCCTCTACCCTTCCCACCCCCAAACCCAAACGGGGAGGCCTTATCTGGACAAGCAAGCAGCTACCTACTCCCTGACGGGCTACGCCCTGGAGCACCTGTATGACACCGATAGCCTCAGGGACTTCTGTTCCTCCGCTGGCTCCACCCACTACGACGTGACTTCACACCTGCGCATGCAGGCAGAGCAGGGGCCGGGACACAAGGGGACCTCCGTCATCATCACCAACGGCAGCTAA